One stretch of Cedecea neteri DNA includes these proteins:
- a CDS encoding ABC transporter permease, with protein sequence MKNFILRRLLQTLPMLLLASFIIFMLFAKTPGDFIDGNITLTAARVAELKAIYGLDQPLFTRYIHWLGQLMTGDLGFSLQYQIPVSQLLNQYIWNSFLLASIALVFYWGIGLAVGIVSAMKPNSLFDHLVSVLVFAAMSFPTFFLCLLLIKWFAVDLHWLPVGGMTNTGSDATGWAYVVQVAAHLVLPVLALVMLQAGSLTRYFRASMLDVVKMDFIRTARAKGLRERTVILKHALRNALLPIITLLGFELPGLFSGAIITEKVFNWPGAGHIHIDSLAARDYPVLMGFTLFLAVLTILGNLIADVLYAWADPRIRVRS encoded by the coding sequence ATGAAAAATTTTATTCTGCGTCGCCTGCTACAAACCCTGCCGATGCTGCTGCTCGCCTCGTTTATTATCTTTATGCTGTTCGCGAAAACGCCCGGCGACTTTATCGACGGGAATATTACGCTGACCGCCGCCCGCGTCGCCGAGCTAAAGGCTATTTACGGCCTCGACCAGCCGCTGTTCACCCGCTATATCCACTGGCTTGGTCAGCTCATGACCGGCGACTTAGGCTTCTCTTTGCAATACCAGATCCCGGTCAGCCAGCTGCTAAACCAGTACATCTGGAACTCTTTCCTGCTGGCCTCCATCGCGCTGGTGTTTTACTGGGGCATTGGCCTGGCGGTGGGCATTGTCTCGGCCATGAAGCCCAACTCGCTGTTTGACCACCTGGTGAGCGTGCTGGTGTTCGCCGCCATGTCTTTCCCGACCTTTTTCCTCTGCCTGTTGCTTATCAAATGGTTCGCGGTGGATCTGCACTGGCTACCGGTCGGCGGCATGACCAATACCGGCAGCGACGCAACCGGCTGGGCCTACGTCGTGCAGGTTGCCGCCCACCTTGTGCTGCCCGTCCTCGCCCTGGTGATGCTGCAGGCTGGCAGCCTGACGCGCTATTTCCGCGCCAGCATGCTGGACGTAGTAAAGATGGACTTTATCCGCACCGCCCGCGCCAAAGGGCTGCGCGAGCGTACCGTTATCCTCAAACACGCCCTGCGCAACGCGCTGCTACCGATCATCACCCTGCTGGGCTTTGAGCTGCCGGGGCTGTTTTCAGGCGCGATCATTACCGAAAAAGTCTTTAACTGGCCGGGCGCGGGCCACATTCATATTGATTCACTCGCCGCCCGTGATTACCCGGTGCTGATGGGCTTCACGCTGTTTCTGGCGGTGCTGACGATCCTCGGCAACCTGATTGCCGATGTGCTTTACGCGTGGGCCGACCCGCGCATTCGTGTGAGGTCGTGA
- the opp4C gene encoding oligopeptide ABC transporter permease: MLSSLFSTNRRLRKAEIPALAQVTPSPWRQAWQALRRNHLAMLCLILLMVMAVWCAFGPLWSPWKDDATDALMINKPPGEVHWLGTDFLGRDVYTRLLLAGRISLIIGLLTMLLSVTLGYLLGAVSGYLGGWTDKLIMRLADLVMTIPSLPLLIVAGAMLSELDFSPDSRIYMVVIMLSLLEWPKLARLVRGQILSLRERDFMLATRVLGLSARRRLFGHLLPNTIPILVVMATMAVANAILMESALSYLGLGVVPPTPSWGNMMDSANSLIDFQRRPWLWMPPGIAIFITVIAINVLGDGLRDALDPKMKRGVK, translated from the coding sequence ATGTTAAGCTCTCTGTTTTCTACCAATCGCCGCCTGCGCAAGGCGGAAATCCCGGCGCTGGCGCAGGTCACGCCTTCGCCGTGGCGTCAGGCCTGGCAGGCGCTGAGGCGCAACCATCTGGCGATGTTGTGCCTGATTTTGCTGATGGTGATGGCGGTATGGTGCGCGTTTGGGCCGCTCTGGTCGCCGTGGAAAGACGACGCCACCGACGCGCTGATGATCAACAAACCGCCGGGCGAAGTGCACTGGCTGGGCACCGACTTCCTCGGGCGTGACGTCTACACCCGCCTGCTGCTTGCCGGGCGCATCTCGTTAATCATCGGCCTGTTGACCATGCTGCTATCGGTCACCCTCGGCTACCTGCTCGGCGCGGTTTCCGGCTACCTGGGCGGCTGGACCGACAAACTGATTATGCGCCTGGCAGATCTGGTGATGACCATTCCCAGCCTGCCGCTGCTGATCGTCGCGGGCGCGATGCTGTCGGAGCTCGACTTCTCGCCGGACTCGCGTATTTACATGGTGGTCATCATGCTGAGCCTGCTGGAGTGGCCGAAGCTGGCGCGACTGGTGCGCGGGCAAATCCTTTCTCTGCGCGAACGCGACTTTATGCTGGCAACTCGCGTGCTGGGCCTATCCGCCCGCCGTCGCCTGTTCGGCCACCTGCTGCCGAACACCATTCCAATTCTGGTGGTCATGGCCACCATGGCGGTGGCCAACGCCATTCTGATGGAGTCGGCGCTGAGCTACCTGGGCCTCGGCGTCGTGCCGCCTACCCCTTCCTGGGGCAATATGATGGACAGCGCCAACAGCCTGATCGACTTCCAGCGCCGCCCGTGGTTATGGATGCCGCCGGGAATAGCCATTTTTATCACCGTGATCGCGATTAACGTGCTGGGCGACGGCCTGCGCGATGCGCTGGATCCGAAAATGAAGCGAGGCGTGAAATGA
- a CDS encoding ABC transporter ATP-binding protein has product MNNQYVIEVEGLKKHFPLRDGLFGQQTGELRAVDGVSFNIRQGTIFGLVGESGSGKTTVGRTLLGLYDKTAGSVKYRGKELSELSAKESRALRPKIQLVFQDPYSSLNPRIRVGDAIGEAMLEHKLCTRAELRDNVLEVMKICGLSPQHYNRFPHEFSGGQRQRIGIARALILNPDFIIADEPISALDVSIQAQIINLFSDLRDERGVTFLFISHDLGVVEHLCDDVAVMYLGQLVETASRDVLFSQPLHPYTQALLAAVPTLDPNSEPVAAIQGEIPDPSHPPSGCRFSSRCPLVTDRCRQEVPVLREVGHAHRVACHLV; this is encoded by the coding sequence GTGAACAATCAGTACGTTATTGAAGTCGAAGGACTCAAAAAACACTTCCCGCTACGTGACGGGCTGTTCGGCCAGCAAACCGGCGAGCTTCGCGCGGTCGACGGCGTCAGCTTTAACATTCGTCAGGGCACGATTTTCGGCCTGGTAGGCGAGTCCGGCAGCGGGAAAACCACCGTTGGGCGCACCCTGCTCGGCCTGTATGACAAAACCGCCGGCAGCGTGAAATATCGCGGCAAGGAGCTAAGCGAGCTGAGCGCCAAAGAGTCGCGGGCGCTGCGGCCTAAAATTCAGCTCGTCTTTCAGGATCCCTACAGCTCGCTAAACCCGCGCATCCGTGTAGGAGACGCCATCGGCGAGGCGATGCTGGAGCACAAGCTTTGCACCCGCGCCGAGCTGCGGGATAACGTGTTGGAAGTAATGAAGATTTGCGGCCTTTCGCCTCAGCATTACAACCGCTTCCCGCACGAGTTCTCCGGCGGCCAGCGCCAGCGCATTGGCATCGCCCGTGCGCTGATCCTTAACCCCGATTTTATTATCGCGGATGAACCGATTTCGGCGCTCGACGTTTCCATTCAGGCGCAGATCATCAATCTGTTTTCCGATCTGCGCGACGAACGCGGCGTGACGTTCCTGTTTATCTCGCACGATCTCGGCGTGGTGGAACACCTGTGCGACGACGTGGCGGTCATGTACCTCGGCCAACTGGTGGAAACCGCCAGCCGCGACGTACTATTCAGCCAGCCGCTGCACCCGTATACCCAGGCACTGCTGGCCGCGGTCCCGACGCTGGATCCAAACAGCGAGCCGGTGGCCGCTATTCAGGGCGAAATCCCCGATCCTTCTCACCCGCCTTCCGGCTGCCGCTTCTCCTCGCGCTGCCCGCTGGTGACCGACCGCTGCCGCCAGGAAGTCCCCGTGCTGCGTGAAGTGGGCCACGCTCACCGCGTCGCGTGCCATTTGGTTTAG
- a CDS encoding ABC transporter substrate-binding protein, with protein MLLARLLDALQTKPTRFRLALQAALISSVVVFSGAATADDILKEGITPATDASQIPATAKLRKDTVVAGISEPQGIFNPYFFVNGWDENVTNVIFSRLIDWDSHGNLVPGLAESWKVSPDGKVYTIKLRPDLTFSDGSPLTAEDVAFTLTVLYDPKYDGDTDITLANIAGGADYKAGKADRVSGLKVIDPLTLQVTTTQPGATTLGKIGGPVLSKAYYGKGYQPGNLDYLRTLHGKPLGNGPYVYDKYIPGQEIRFHANTHFYRGTPPTPRFIYRVTNPSTNFQLFQTGETDYDAFTSRPDDIEQLKLLGFANINLYGSSDYSKVEFNVRRPALQDVKVRQALIYGLDRQKLIDVVYQGYGTVANEPISPISWAYNPEGVNPYKFDPTQAKKLLDEAGWKPGPDGIRVKDGKRLELTLLASKKVLNDALIPIAKENWQQIGVLLKPQVVDFNALMAQRKAGNYDLASFSTSTLNDPHDGVWDFYSNEAKASGYSNAQVDKLINDGNATLDEEKRKAIYHELYKVLAADPPAILLGNRKILSASSARVTGFKPDIYNGLTGSLPDVKIVK; from the coding sequence ATGCTATTGGCCAGGTTACTTGACGCATTACAAACAAAACCCACGCGCTTTCGCCTGGCATTACAGGCAGCCCTGATTAGCAGCGTGGTGGTTTTCTCCGGCGCAGCAACAGCCGATGACATTTTAAAAGAAGGCATCACGCCCGCCACCGACGCGAGCCAGATCCCTGCCACCGCTAAGCTTCGCAAAGACACGGTTGTGGCCGGGATCTCTGAACCACAGGGCATCTTTAACCCTTACTTCTTCGTTAACGGCTGGGATGAAAACGTCACCAACGTCATTTTCTCGCGCCTGATTGACTGGGACAGCCACGGCAACCTGGTGCCAGGCCTCGCCGAAAGCTGGAAAGTCAGCCCGGACGGCAAGGTCTACACCATCAAGCTGCGCCCTGACCTGACCTTTAGCGACGGCTCTCCGCTGACCGCCGAAGACGTCGCGTTCACCCTCACCGTGCTGTATGACCCGAAATATGACGGCGATACCGACATTACGCTGGCCAACATTGCCGGCGGCGCAGATTACAAAGCCGGGAAAGCCGACCGCGTCAGCGGCCTGAAGGTTATTGACCCGCTTACGCTGCAGGTCACCACCACCCAACCGGGCGCAACCACGCTGGGCAAGATTGGCGGCCCGGTGCTGTCGAAAGCTTACTACGGCAAAGGCTACCAGCCCGGCAACCTGGATTACCTGCGTACCCTGCACGGTAAACCGCTGGGCAACGGTCCTTATGTTTACGATAAGTACATTCCGGGGCAGGAAATTCGCTTCCACGCCAACACCCATTTCTACCGCGGCACGCCGCCAACGCCGCGCTTTATCTACCGCGTGACTAACCCGTCCACCAACTTCCAGCTGTTCCAGACCGGCGAGACGGATTACGACGCCTTTACCTCACGCCCGGACGATATTGAACAGCTGAAACTGCTGGGCTTCGCCAATATCAACCTTTACGGCTCCAGCGACTACAGCAAGGTTGAATTCAACGTTCGTCGCCCGGCGCTGCAGGACGTAAAAGTCCGCCAGGCACTGATCTACGGCCTGGATCGCCAGAAGCTGATCGACGTGGTTTACCAGGGCTACGGCACTGTCGCCAACGAACCGATCTCGCCGATCTCCTGGGCCTATAACCCGGAAGGCGTAAATCCGTATAAATTCGATCCTACGCAAGCGAAAAAGCTGCTGGATGAAGCGGGCTGGAAACCAGGCCCGGACGGCATCCGCGTGAAGGACGGCAAACGTCTGGAACTGACGCTGCTGGCGAGCAAAAAAGTGCTGAACGACGCACTGATCCCGATCGCTAAAGAGAACTGGCAGCAAATCGGCGTGCTGCTGAAGCCGCAGGTCGTCGACTTCAACGCCCTGATGGCACAGCGTAAAGCGGGCAACTACGATCTGGCCTCCTTCAGCACCAGCACGCTGAACGATCCGCACGACGGCGTCTGGGACTTCTACAGCAATGAAGCGAAGGCCTCCGGCTACAGCAATGCGCAGGTCGATAAGCTGATAAACGACGGCAACGCCACGCTGGATGAAGAGAAGCGTAAAGCTATCTACCACGAGCTGTATAAGGTGCTGGCTGCGGATCCACCGGCGATTCTGCTCGGCAACCGCAAAATACTGTCCGCCAGCAGCGCCCGCGTCACCGGCTTTAAGCCGGACATCTACAACGGCCTGACCGGCAGCCTGCCGGATGTGAAAATCGTTAAGTAA
- a CDS encoding ABC transporter ATP-binding protein: MSEALIEFNNLSLSFAGEQGRVRAVQDVSFTVHAGQTVGVVGESGCGKSVTAMSLMGLLPPQAARIDGGEILFQGKNLLGLKPAQMADLRGNELAMIFQEPMTALNPVLTIGDQLCEPPIRHRGETPKAAWNLATQMLTDVGLARAESLMASYPHQLSGGMLQRVMIAMALSCRPKLLIADEPTTALDVTVQAQILRLLRDQARQHHMALMLITHDLGVIAQMAEHVVVMYAGRIVEQGPTADVLRHPLHPYTKGLIASRPVPGERRRRLYSIPGQVPDLAALPPYCAFTDRCEHATDRCRQGIPALLGQRRQAACFYSELVESAS; this comes from the coding sequence ATGAGCGAAGCGCTGATTGAGTTTAACAACCTCTCCCTCTCCTTCGCCGGAGAGCAGGGCCGCGTGCGCGCCGTGCAGGACGTATCGTTTACCGTTCATGCCGGGCAAACCGTTGGCGTCGTCGGGGAGTCCGGCTGCGGCAAAAGCGTGACCGCCATGTCGCTGATGGGTTTACTCCCTCCACAGGCCGCGCGGATTGACGGCGGCGAGATCCTCTTTCAGGGCAAGAACCTGCTCGGCCTTAAGCCTGCGCAAATGGCAGATTTACGCGGCAACGAGCTGGCAATGATTTTCCAGGAGCCGATGACCGCCCTGAATCCGGTGCTGACCATCGGCGATCAGCTTTGTGAGCCGCCGATCCGTCATCGCGGAGAAACGCCGAAAGCCGCCTGGAACCTCGCGACACAAATGCTGACCGACGTCGGGCTGGCGCGAGCGGAGAGCCTGATGGCCAGCTATCCGCATCAGCTCTCCGGCGGCATGCTGCAACGGGTAATGATCGCCATGGCGCTGAGCTGCCGGCCAAAACTGCTGATCGCCGATGAGCCCACCACGGCGCTGGACGTGACCGTTCAGGCTCAAATCCTCCGCCTGCTGCGGGATCAGGCGCGCCAGCACCACATGGCGCTGATGCTGATCACCCACGATCTCGGCGTTATCGCCCAAATGGCGGAGCACGTCGTGGTGATGTATGCCGGGCGCATCGTCGAACAAGGGCCAACGGCTGACGTGCTCCGCCATCCGCTGCACCCGTATACCAAAGGGCTGATCGCTTCCCGGCCGGTGCCCGGCGAGCGCCGCCGCAGGCTCTATTCTATCCCCGGCCAGGTCCCCGATTTGGCTGCCCTGCCGCCTTACTGCGCCTTTACCGATCGCTGCGAGCACGCCACCGATCGCTGCCGCCAGGGCATTCCGGCGCTGCTCGGCCAGCGGCGTCAGGCCGCCTGTTTCTACAGCGAGTTAGTGGAGTCCGCATCGTGA